In a single window of the Falsirhodobacter halotolerans genome:
- a CDS encoding TRAP transporter small permease, producing the protein MRRAQDWIAAAAEVVASLCFGLFLLAILAQVAYRYLGVNLIFSEELARLLNVYVVFVGVIVVTRSDGHIRIDLVERALAHRPALCRAMTIVQRALSLAFLLLVAWGAWHLMQGGWSSRLSTMQYLSQGHIYLAPCLGASLSALLMALRLIEECAGIAALRGAAS; encoded by the coding sequence ATGAGACGCGCGCAGGATTGGATCGCGGCGGCGGCCGAGGTCGTCGCCAGCCTGTGCTTTGGATTGTTCCTTCTGGCGATCCTGGCGCAGGTCGCCTACCGCTATCTTGGGGTCAACCTGATCTTCAGCGAGGAGCTGGCCCGCCTGCTCAACGTCTATGTCGTTTTTGTGGGCGTGATCGTCGTGACCCGGTCGGACGGCCATATCCGCATCGATCTGGTCGAACGCGCGCTGGCGCATCGGCCTGCGCTGTGCCGGGCCATGACCATCGTGCAGCGGGCGCTCAGCCTTGCGTTTCTGCTGCTGGTGGCCTGGGGGGCGTGGCATCTGATGCAGGGCGGCTGGTCCAGCCGGCTGTCGACGATGCAATACCTCAGCCAGGGGCACATCTACCTTGCGCCCTGTCTGGGGGCCAGCCTGTCGGCGCTGCTGATGGCGCTGCGCCTGATCGAGGAATGCGCGGGCATCGCCGCCCTGCGGGGGGCCGCGTCATGA
- a CDS encoding GntR family transcriptional regulator has product MTKAKDRAYDLIRDAVLAGEFAEGERLTEELVAARTGVSRTPVREALRALVADGFLQARAKSGAIVPIWDRKAFADLFGIRAVLEGYAASLAAHRANAADLRRLGELCDRMEALPVNDAPTYLAEFAGVNSDFHIHILRMSDNARLEQLAAPLMTMGLLVRTYSRFSEQAIRRSCAEHRSIVAAIANSDGRWADAMMQAHILKTLELADPL; this is encoded by the coding sequence ATGACGAAGGCCAAGGACCGAGCCTATGACCTGATTCGCGACGCCGTGCTGGCGGGCGAATTCGCCGAAGGCGAACGGCTGACCGAAGAACTGGTCGCCGCGCGCACCGGTGTCAGCCGCACGCCGGTGCGCGAGGCGTTGCGCGCGCTTGTGGCCGACGGCTTCCTGCAAGCCCGCGCCAAAAGCGGCGCGATCGTGCCCATATGGGACCGCAAGGCCTTTGCGGATCTGTTCGGCATCCGCGCCGTTCTGGAAGGGTATGCCGCGTCGCTGGCCGCCCACCGCGCCAACGCCGCCGATCTGCGACGCCTGGGGGAGTTGTGCGACCGGATGGAAGCGCTGCCCGTGAACGACGCGCCCACCTATCTGGCCGAGTTCGCCGGTGTGAATTCGGATTTCCACATTCACATCCTGCGCATGTCGGACAATGCGCGATTGGAGCAGCTGGCCGCCCCCTTGATGACGATGGGCCTGCTCGTGCGAACCTACAGCCGCTTTTCGGAACAGGCCATCAGACGAAGCTGCGCCGAGCATCGGTCGATCGTGGCCGCGATCGCCAACAGCGACGGCCGATGGGCGGACGCCATGATGCAGGCGCATATCCTGAAAACCCTGGAACTCGCCGACCCGCTTTAG
- a CDS encoding tripartite tricarboxylate transporter TctB family protein gives MNMTANRAGHFGLLALVAAFVLWFTASAWRADPTLVNMILIGPVAALALCLVAAIAAGLLMHPARDASHPEGGPGDGSLRSRFGVAIGCVAFLLYVLALEPLGYDAAGMAFCAGTMILMGQRNWIAIGVYAVLTGLVPVWILQGPMGMPVPTMFLE, from the coding sequence ATGAACATGACAGCGAACCGGGCCGGCCATTTCGGTCTGCTCGCCCTCGTCGCGGCCTTCGTGCTGTGGTTCACCGCCTCGGCATGGCGGGCGGACCCGACGCTGGTGAACATGATCCTGATCGGGCCGGTCGCGGCGCTGGCCCTGTGTCTGGTGGCCGCGATCGCCGCAGGCCTGCTGATGCACCCCGCGCGCGACGCGTCCCACCCCGAAGGGGGGCCGGGCGATGGCAGCCTGCGCAGCCGCTTCGGCGTGGCGATCGGCTGCGTGGCCTTCCTTCTCTATGTGCTGGCGCTGGAGCCGTTGGGCTATGATGCGGCGGGCATGGCGTTCTGCGCGGGAACGATGATCCTGATGGGGCAGCGCAACTGGATCGCCATCGGCGTCTATGCCGTGCTGACGGGCCTCGTGCCGGTCTGGATCCTGCAGGGCCCGATGGGAATGCCCGTCCCCACGATGTTTCTGGAGTAG
- a CDS encoding Bug family tripartite tricarboxylate transporter substrate binding protein yields MSISRRQILGTALAAPLVARFGSGPAFAQAAYPVRRLTLVVPFDAGGSADRLARAIAQFLPAHLGGTPVTVVNRAGGSGALGHSWFIRQPDDGSTALVSPVNPYLISNVLRGQGGLNWDDFHHINGQWQDYYAVFVNNAQPYQTMQELLVDIRDNPGKVSCAIIPGDGGHISALILLDTMGIPRENVNWITYDGGGPMRTAVAGNQVTFSVTAALGSNVIADQVRALAVYRQEADPARWDAPAINEALAPMNVEVPVIAADLRCLSVHSSLRQSHPEIYEQLVTAYRAMLESDEFQAFAAKGEIGADWLGPEQTAQALQESYDIFAKYIPQM; encoded by the coding sequence ATGTCGATATCACGTCGCCAAATCCTGGGAACGGCGCTGGCCGCGCCCTTGGTCGCACGGTTCGGGTCCGGGCCCGCATTCGCGCAAGCGGCCTATCCCGTCCGACGGCTGACGCTGGTGGTGCCCTTCGATGCCGGCGGGTCGGCGGACCGTCTGGCGCGCGCCATCGCGCAGTTTCTGCCGGCCCATCTGGGGGGCACGCCGGTCACCGTGGTCAACCGCGCGGGCGGATCGGGGGCGCTTGGGCACAGCTGGTTCATCCGTCAGCCGGACGATGGATCCACGGCCCTCGTCTCGCCGGTCAACCCGTATCTGATCTCCAACGTGCTGCGCGGGCAAGGGGGGCTGAACTGGGACGATTTCCACCATATCAATGGCCAGTGGCAGGACTATTACGCGGTGTTCGTGAACAACGCGCAGCCCTACCAGACCATGCAGGAGCTGTTGGTCGACATCCGCGACAACCCCGGCAAGGTCAGCTGCGCGATCATTCCGGGCGACGGGGGGCATATCTCGGCGCTCATCCTTCTGGATACAATGGGGATCCCGCGTGAGAACGTGAACTGGATCACCTATGACGGCGGCGGGCCTATGCGCACGGCCGTGGCGGGCAATCAGGTGACGTTCTCGGTCACGGCGGCGCTTGGCAGCAACGTCATCGCGGATCAGGTCCGCGCGCTTGCGGTCTATCGCCAGGAGGCGGACCCCGCCCGCTGGGACGCACCGGCAATCAACGAGGCGCTGGCCCCCATGAATGTGGAGGTGCCGGTGATCGCCGCCGATCTGCGCTGCCTGTCGGTGCATTCAAGCCTGCGGCAAAGCCATCCCGAGATCTACGAGCAGCTTGTCACCGCCTATCGCGCGATGCTGGAAAGCGATGAGTTCCAGGCCTTTGCGGCAAAGGGCGAGATTGGGGCGGACTGGCTGGGGCCCGAGCAGACGGCGCAGGCGCTGCAGGAGAGCTACGACATCTTCGCCAAATACATTCCGCAGATGTAA
- a CDS encoding TRAP transporter substrate-binding protein translates to MNKVLGTCALLALSAFSAKAEVVTLASTVPDTGINTVFVDTFTQEMSERLPDFDIEPFLDGTLGAERELIDLVKLGETQVHMGVIHSAQYYPELDATLVPYLFPDYQTIVRFLSSETGARLEEALAERGNAKFLGTYYQGSRWTTSNTPFTTLEELQGIKVRLPEIPLWIDIWSGLGVVTTPMPSPEVFSGLQTGVIDAQENMLSNIWGRRLFEVQDYLIDTQHQQSYVTVMANLDFWEGLEPDQQAALQASVDAASAAAYDAAIAENETLERDILASGVELIEPSPEFREKALPIVEKVARATLAEGIYEAAQAVIGAQP, encoded by the coding sequence ATGAACAAAGTCCTTGGCACCTGCGCTCTTTTGGCCCTGAGCGCGTTTTCGGCGAAGGCAGAGGTGGTGACGCTGGCCTCCACCGTGCCCGACACCGGGATCAACACCGTTTTCGTCGATACGTTCACGCAGGAAATGTCCGAGCGTCTGCCCGATTTCGACATCGAGCCGTTTCTTGACGGGACCTTGGGCGCGGAACGCGAATTGATCGATCTGGTCAAGCTGGGCGAGACGCAGGTTCATATGGGCGTTATTCATTCGGCGCAGTATTACCCGGAACTGGATGCGACGCTGGTCCCCTATCTGTTCCCGGATTATCAGACAATCGTCCGTTTCCTGTCCTCGGAAACCGGGGCGCGGCTGGAGGAGGCGCTGGCCGAACGGGGCAACGCCAAATTCCTCGGGACCTATTATCAGGGCAGCCGGTGGACCACGTCGAACACGCCCTTCACAACGCTGGAGGAGTTGCAGGGCATCAAGGTCCGTTTGCCGGAAATCCCGCTCTGGATCGACATCTGGTCGGGGCTTGGGGTCGTGACGACGCCCATGCCGTCGCCCGAGGTGTTTTCGGGGTTGCAGACCGGGGTCATCGACGCCCAGGAAAACATGCTCAGCAACATCTGGGGGCGGCGGCTGTTCGAGGTGCAGGATTACCTGATCGATACCCAGCACCAGCAAAGCTATGTCACGGTGATGGCCAATCTCGACTTCTGGGAGGGGTTGGAGCCCGATCAGCAAGCCGCCCTTCAGGCCTCGGTCGATGCGGCCAGTGCCGCGGCATATGACGCGGCCATCGCCGAAAACGAGACGTTGGAGCGCGACATTCTCGCATCCGGGGTCGAATTGATCGAACCGTCCCCCGAATTCCGCGAAAAGGCCCTGCCCATCGTCGAGAAGGTCGCGCGCGCGACCTTGGCCGAGGGCATCTACGAGGCCGCGCAGGCGGTCATCGGCGCGCAGCCATGA
- a CDS encoding TRAP transporter large permease: MIFGLASMGVLVALLLFGLAASFALGLASVIYFIVTRGFDGIPAEIIAQRLVAGVDSFTLLSIPLFIFVGHLMNESGATTRLFGFANTMVGHVRGGLAHVNIVASMLFAGMSGSGTADAAGLGALEIRAMREAGYDDRTTIGVTASSALIGPIIPPSIPAILYAVLAQVSAADMLLAGLIPGLMMAAALMLLASWYARRRNLPKAHFPGFARMLGAFRSAFATLLTPVILMGGIMTGLFTATEAAAVAALWAFLLATVIYRTLGLRGVCGVLRKATRDTAAVMFILACSSLFAWVLTRARVPDTIAGWLADLTGSPVLVMILIMAFLLVVGCFLAVSVAINILTPILVPIAVAFGFDPVHFGIIMIMLLVIGEATPPFGMVLYVLTGLSGRPFEYVVAASLPWLIAIFAVVVLVACFPSLALWLPEVLG; encoded by the coding sequence ATGATCTTCGGTCTTGCATCCATGGGCGTTCTGGTCGCCCTTCTTCTGTTCGGACTGGCCGCGAGCTTCGCCTTGGGTCTTGCCAGCGTCATCTATTTCATCGTCACCCGGGGCTTTGACGGCATCCCCGCCGAGATCATCGCGCAGCGTCTGGTGGCGGGGGTCGACAGCTTCACGTTGCTCTCGATCCCCCTGTTCATCTTCGTCGGGCACCTGATGAACGAAAGCGGGGCGACGACGCGGTTGTTCGGGTTCGCCAACACGATGGTCGGCCATGTTCGCGGCGGGCTGGCGCATGTCAACATCGTGGCCAGCATGTTGTTCGCGGGCATGTCGGGGTCCGGCACCGCCGACGCCGCAGGCCTTGGCGCGCTGGAAATCCGGGCCATGCGCGAGGCGGGCTATGACGACAGGACGACCATTGGCGTCACGGCCTCGTCGGCGTTGATCGGGCCGATCATCCCGCCCAGCATTCCGGCCATCCTCTATGCCGTTCTGGCGCAGGTCAGTGCGGCGGACATGCTGCTGGCCGGGCTGATCCCCGGTTTGATGATGGCGGCGGCCCTGATGCTGCTGGCATCGTGGTATGCCCGGCGGCGCAATCTGCCGAAGGCGCACTTTCCGGGGTTTGCCCGGATGCTTGGCGCGTTCCGGTCGGCCTTCGCCACGCTGCTGACGCCGGTGATCCTGATGGGCGGCATCATGACCGGCCTGTTCACCGCGACCGAGGCGGCGGCCGTCGCCGCCTTGTGGGCGTTTTTGCTGGCGACCGTCATCTATCGCACATTGGGGTTGCGGGGCGTTTGCGGCGTTCTGCGCAAGGCCACGCGCGACACGGCGGCGGTGATGTTCATCCTGGCCTGTTCGTCCCTGTTCGCCTGGGTGCTGACGCGGGCGCGGGTGCCCGACACGATCGCCGGATGGCTGGCGGACCTGACCGGCAGCCCGGTTCTGGTGATGATCCTGATCATGGCCTTCCTACTGGTGGTCGGATGTTTTCTGGCCGTGTCGGTGGCGATCAACATCCTGACGCCGATCCTTGTGCCGATCGCCGTGGCTTTCGGCTTCGACCCCGTGCATTTCGGGATCATCATGATCATGCTTCTGGTCATCGGCGAGGCGACACCGCCCTTCGGGATGGTGCTGTATGTTCTGACCGGGCTGTCGGGCCGGCCTTTCGAATATGTGGTCGCAGCCTCGTTGCCGTGGTTGATCGCGATCTTCGCCGTCGTCGTGCTGGTCGCGTGCTTTCCGTCCTTGGCCTTGTGGCTGCCGGAGGTTCTGGGCTGA